In the Drosophila takahashii strain IR98-3 E-12201 chromosome 3R, DtakHiC1v2, whole genome shotgun sequence genome, one interval contains:
- the LOC108059654 gene encoding neprilysin-1-like yields MELFQKNLVRLLIFVIILIFPSSGDKNATTNHKRNNLESYANLMKSYMNLDVDPCRDFYEYACGNYRDHNELLESMLDFWTLNYNSEQLEGQIEHLLGRMDLAESLNVSSELRVAQRFYNACLKADLHPFPATDPHYLTLIRSIGGFPAVDGANWNASNFSWFNMSSHLINYGAEGLFRDEISSSFPFQPNLGYERLGFEEFDNSRPNHEERMAGYLRAFQLPEDKISEVIAGVFAFWEDARSSHAQPSGNCKLFEANYFEIVWDGDKIVWNKDQPRKDEDCSSYVVKLDKVCARHPEAVANYLAMKLLRALDATLHSTEEQKQHCLGQVKFSMRFLFSKLLLAEKFPEKKKSGVSEIVEEVWNTLSSSLDEADRLNNFHKSRRVLWEFPFSFPKVNSYADRVISEIGRLEIVDGSYAATNINLHRLAVNSSRYSARHSMDLPMSSKSADHMLNEFSRFERFLRPPFYHHSWPLALRFGAFGSVVARQAYVNLKSYEERLDIRLEENKLRLAFSAYKNHIKHLQEDHKQDKINETMPGIDLSPDQLFFLGATQIFCDRSKKSKDRADYSIKYNQEFPQVFNCSAGYGG; encoded by the exons ATGGAATTATTCCAGAAGAACTTAGTAAGACTACTGATTTTCGTGATAATACTAATATTTCCGTCGAGTGGCGATAAGAATGCCACTACCAATCACAAACGTAATAACCTAGAGTCCTATGCAAACCTCATGAAGTCCTACATGAACCTCGATGTAGATCCTTGTCGCGATTTCTACGAAtacgcctgcggaaattataGAGACCATAATGAGCTGTTGGAAAGTATGTTGGATTTTTGGACCTTGAACTACAACAGTGAACAACTGGAGGGCCAAATAGAACATTTATTGGGTAGGATGGATCTGGCGGAGTCTCTCAATGTGTCCAGCGAACTCAGGGTGGCCCAAAGGTTCTACAACGCCTGTCTGAAAGCCGATCTTCATCCATTTCCTGCTACTGATCCGCACTATCTTACCCTCATTCGGTCGATCGGAGGATTCCCCGCTGTGGATGGAGCCAACTGGAATGCCTCCAACTTCAGCTGGTTCAACATGAGCTCTCACTTGATTAACTACGGGGCTGAGGGTCTGTTTCGCGATGAAATCAGTTCTAGTTTTCCATTTCAGCCTAATTTAGGTTACGAAAGGTTGGGTTTTGAAGAGTTCGATAACTCGAGACCGAATCACGAGGAACGAATGGCCGGATACCTAAGAGCCTTTCAGTTGCCGGAGGATAAAATTTCGGAAGTGATCGCTGGGGTGTTTGCCTTCTGGGAAGATGCGAGATCCAGCCACGCGCAGCCTTCAGGAAACTGCAAACTCTTCGAAGCCAACTACTTCGAGATCGTTTGGGACGGGGATAAGATCGTTTGGAACAAGGATCAACCAAGAAAAGACGAGGACTGTTCTTCCTACGTCGTAAAGTTGGACAAGGTGTGTGCCCGTCATCCCGAGGCGGTGGCCAATTATCTGGCCATGAAGCTGCTGCGCGCATTAGATGCCACACTTCACAGCACTGAAGAACAAAAACAGCATTGCCTGGGCCAAGTGAAGTTCTCAATGAGGTTCCTCTTCAGCAAACTCTTATTGGCG GAGAAGTTTCCTGAGAAGAAAAAGTCGGGCGTGTCGGAAATTGTGGAGGAAGTGTGGAATACGCTGAGCAGTTCGCTGGACGAAGCCGATCGGTTGAACAACTTTCACAAGTCTCGAAGAGTTCTGTGGGAATTTCCCTTCAGCTTTCCCAAGGTCAACTCGTATGCGGATCGGGTAATCTCGGAGATTGGTCGCCTGGAAATAGTGGACGGCAGTTACGCTGCCACCAATATCAATTTGCATCGCCTTGCCGTTAACAGCAGTAGATACAGCGCTCGTCATTCCATGGACCTCCCCATGTCCTCCAAGTCGGCCGACCATATGTTGAATGAATTCTCTAGGTTTGAACGATTTTTGCGACCACCTTTTTATCACCACTCTTGGCCTTTAGCCCTGAGATTCGGTGCCTTCGGTAGTGTAGTTGCGCGACAAGCCTACGTAAATCTCAAGAGCTATGAAGAGAGGTTGGACATACGATTGGAAGAGAATAAATTGCGGCTGGCATTCTCTGCCTATAAAAACCACATTAAGCATCTTCAGGAGGATCATAAGCAGGATAAGATCAATGAGACTATGCCAGGAATTGACTTGTCCCCAGATCAGCTCTTCTTCCTCGGAGCCACTCAGATCTTTTGCGACCGTTCCAAGAAGAGTAAGGACCGAGCTGACTACTCAATTAAGTATAACCAAGAATTCCCCCAGGTCTTCAATTGTTCTGCAGGATATGGCGGATAA
- the LOC108059650 gene encoding uncharacterized protein, with protein MDTFCKFLSDDLFCLLKQILSNLGFASSTTDSDEALDLKRVKRNFDFGGRHLVTHPSYTIRHEYPGPLITYDGEERCEPRLIRFSDLNRSTLDLIFKAYKEENDEMNEEELDMEEHCEEKKKRSTECKDPCKKKPRCKVKFQEKRNSRCQTTFPRDEDCFEEYSEDASEQKEGFNKKLLYFIKTLFPKRKCLSQSRLSGGKEESSGFDESPPTKEEIKELDNCAKAFYEDYILSIKNLPSWESLKPAAKLRFQWKALTGEDLKETPYENFSADFTRSFREAFPAASDSRLRIKRKNTWYRMDRCQRLPFILQALLYQVAIGALDPEDHCAVRELFHKLR; from the coding sequence ATGGATACATTTTGCAAATTTCTAAGTGACGATCTGTTTTGTTTGCTGAAACAGATTTTAAGCAATCTGGGCTTTGCATCTTCTACTACCGATTCTGATGAGGCTTTGGACTTAAAAAGAGTTAAGAGAAATTTCGATTTTGGAGGACGACACTTGGTAACTCATCCTAGTTATACAATAAGACACGAGTATCCAGGTCCTTTGATCACCTACGATGGTGAAGAGCGTTGTGAACCACGCTTAATACGCTTTTCCGATTTGAACCGAAGTACATTGGACCTAATTTTTAAGGCTTATAAGGAGGAAAATGATGAAATGAATGAAGAGGAACTGGATATGGAGGAACATTGTgaggagaagaagaaacgaagtACCGAGTGTAAAGATCCTTGTAAGAAAAAACCCAGATGTAAAGTAAAATTCCAGGAAAAACGAAATTCTCGCTGTCAAACCACTTTTCCAAGAGACGAAGACTGTTTTGAGGAATATTCAGAGGATGCTTCAGAACAAAAAGAGGGTTTCAACAAGaaacttttgtattttattaagacTCTCTTTCCCAAGAGAAAATGCTTAAGCCAGAGCAGGTTAAGTGGTGGAAAGGAGGAGTCCAGCGGCTTCGATGAAAGTCCACCCACTAAAGAGGAAATCAAAGAGTTGGATAATTGCGCCAAGGCTTTTTATGAAGACTACATATTATCGATAAAGAATTTACCATCCTGGGAGTCTTTGAAACCAGCGGCAAAGCTGCGTTTCCAATGGAAAGCTCTAACAGGCGAAGATCTGAAGGAAACTCCGTATGAAAATTTCAGTGCGGATTTCACCAGGAGTTTTCGCGAGGCTTTTCCAGCTGCTTCCGATTCGAGGCTTAGAATAAAGAGGAAAAACACCTGGTACCGCATGGATCGCTGCCAGCGGCTGCCCTTTATTCTGCAGGCTCTACTGTACCAAGTGGCCATCGGTGCCCTCGATCCCGAAGATCACTGTGCTGTTCGAGAACTTTTTCACAAGCTGCGATAA